A single region of the Drosophila takahashii strain IR98-3 E-12201 chromosome 2R, DtakHiC1v2, whole genome shotgun sequence genome encodes:
- the Or59b gene encoding odorant receptor 59b produces the protein MVLFQLINPAPLTEKVQSRQGNIYLYRAMWLIGWIPPKEGILRYVYLFWTCVPFAFGVFYLPVGFIISYVQEFKNFTPGEFLTSLQVCINVYGASVKSTITYLFLWRLRKTEMLLDHLDKRLQNDSDRERIHNMVARCNYAFLIYSFIYCGYAGSTFLSYALSGRPPWSVYNPFLDWRDGLGSLWIQAIFEYITMSFAVLQDQLSDTYPLMFTIMFRAHMEVLKDHVRNLRMDPERSEADNYQDLVNCVMDHKTILKCCDMIRPMISRTIFVQFALIGSVLGLTLVNVFFFSNFWKGVASLLFVITILLQTFPFCYTCNLLIDDAQELSNTIFQSNWVDAEPRYRATLVHFMHHVQQPIIFIAGGIFPISMNSNISVAKFAFSIITIVRQMNLAEQFQ, from the exons ATGGTGCTGTTCCAGCTGATTAATCCGGCGCCGCTGACGGAGAAAGTGCAATCCCGCCAGGGGAACATATATCTGTACAGGGCCATGTGGCTGATTGGCTGGATTCCGCCAAAGGAGGGAATCCTGCGATACGTCTATCTCTTCTGGACCTGTGTGCCCTTCGCCTTCGGGGTGTTTTACCTGCCCGTGGGCTTCATCATCAGCTATGTGCAGGAGTTCAAGAATTTTACGCCCGGCGAGTTTCTCACCTCACTGCAGGTGTGCATCAATGTTTATGGCGCCTCGGTGAAGTCAACAATTACCTATCTGTTTCTATGGAGACTGCGGAAAACGGAGATGCTATTGGATCACCTGGACAAGAGGCTACAGAACGACAGCGATCGTGAAAGGATACACAACATGGTGGCCCGCTGCAATTATGCCTTTCTGATCTACAGCTTCATTTACTGTGGTTATGCGGGTTCCACTTTCCTATCGTATGCCCTCAGTGGTCGTCCTCCGTGGTCCGTCTACAATCCCTTTCTGGACTGGCGCGATGGCCTGGGTAGCCTGTGGATCCAGGCGATCTTTGAGTACATCACCATGTCCTTTGCCGTCCTGCAGGATCAGCTATCGGATACCTATCCCCTGATGTTCACCATTATGTTTAGGGCCCACATGGAGGTGCTGAAGGATCATGTACGAAATCTACGCATGGATCCCGAGCGCAGTGAGGCGGATAACTATCAGGATTTGGTGAATTGCGTAATGGATCACAAGACCATATTGAA ATGCTGTGACATGATAAGGCCCATGATATCCCGCACCATCTTCGTGCAATTTGCCCTGATTGGCTCCGTTTTGGGTCTAACCCTGGTCAATGTGTTCTTCTTCTCGAACTTCTGGAAGGGCGTGGCTTCGCTCTTGTTTGTAATCACTATCCTGCTGCAGACCTTTCCCTTTTGCTACACCTGCAACCTGCTAATTGACGATGCCCAGGAGCTATCCAACACGATTTTCCAATCCAACTGGGTGGATGCAGAGCCGCGTTACCGGGCCACCTTGGTCCACTTTATGCACCATGTCCAGCAGCCGATTATTTTCATTGCAGGCGGCATATTTCCCATCTCCATGAACAGCAACATAAGC GTGGCCAAGTTCGCCTTCAGCATCATTACAATAGTGCGACAAATGAATCTAGCCGAGCAGTTCCAGTAG